TCTACTATGGTGCCTTTCTTCATCAGCAGCACGCCGGGATTGGAGCGTACCATGCTTTTCAGCGGCACCTCATCTACATAAAACAGTTCTGTTACCAGGTGGTTGGCTTTGGCAAAAGCCTCGGCATCCTCGGGCGTGGTGGCGGTGAGCAATACCACACGGGTGTTATAATCCTGATGCAAGTTGGCGGCCAGGGCGTTGATCCTGCCAATAGCGTTAACGTTGGTATGCTTCAGATCATACGCTACAATTACCAGGCTATAGAACGGGTTATCCATCAGTTCGTTCAGGTAGTCGTTCTTTTGCGCATCCTGAATTTGCAGGTAAGGGATCTTAGGCGTAAAACCTTTCTTCACCAGGCGGCTCTCCGGGTCGCCTTTTACTTCCCAGTTATTATCTTTCCAAATGCCCGATTTCAGGTAAGCGGTATTGGTCATGGTTTTCTTTTCGTGCGTGGCTTTATTCTCCAGCTTGTAGGTCAGCTCATATTCATCAGGCATGGCACCCGGCGGGATTCTCATCTCGTCAGGGATATTAGCACCAACCTTGTAAGGCAGAAAATCAATCACAGGACCAAAATTATACGTCATAAAACCCACACCGAACGATATGATAACCGCCCCCTGGAACAACCGTGAACCCGTCTTTTTTGCAAACACCGGCTGAATACCTTTGCGGTGAACAAACAGCACCAAAATGAGCAGCAGCAACACCAGGTCTTTACTGAACGACTGCCATGGCGTCAACGGAATAGCATCACCAAAACAGCCACAGGTTTGCACCACTTTAAAATAGGCCGAGTAAAAGGTAAGGAAGGCAAAGAAGATGATGAGCAACAACAAACCCCAGGCCACTCGCACCGAGCTATAGCCAATCAGCCGCGCAAAGCCCAATATCATCTCCAACGCGCAAAGCGTAACCGCAATAAGTACCGAGTAGTTACTGAAGAAGGTGAGATGTAAAACCTCAAAATACTCTTCCAGTTTATACGAGAAGCCCAGCGGATCATTAGCCTTGATCAGTCCGGAGAAGATAAAGAGCAGCCCTACCGCAATACGGCATATCCAAACCAGTGTGGCAGTTGTTTTATTGTTTGTCATAGTTGTGGTAGATGCTATTATGGTACTCATTAAATTCGAAATCGAACATCCGAATTCCGAAATCCGAAATCAGGCCACTCCTAATTTTATCAGTGCAAAAACTGAGTAATTGAGCATATCCTGATAATTGGCCTTCACCCCTTCTGATACCAGGGTTGCGCCCTGATTATCTTCAATCTGTTTTACACGCAGAATTTTCATCAGTATCAGATCGGTTAACGAGCTGATACGCATATCGCGCCATGCCTCGCCATAATCATGATTTTTGGCAAACATCAGTTCTTTGGTCTCGTTCGCTTTGCCGTCAAAATCTTTTTCCACTGCGCCAGGGTCAAGCTCCAGTGGGGTTTCGTCGGTGCTTTCCAGCTGCATCATGGCAATAATGCAGTAGTTAATGATGCCGATGTACTCGCCGGTAATATCATCGCCTACTTTCGATACTTTTTTTTCTTCCAGCGTACGAATACGCTGGGCTTTGATAAAAATCTGATCGGTGATAGATGACGGACGAAGGATGCGCCAGGCAGTGCCATAATCGCGTGTTTTCTTCATGAACAGGCTTTTGCAGTGTGCAATAACTGCATCGTATTCTGACGATGTATTTTTCAATGTGATATATTTTGAAAGACATTGATGAATCGCGCAGCCATTCGGCCCGATGCTTCTCCCAGAACGGAAGTCTCTCATCAATATTGAGTTCTGTTTGCAAATATATAAAGTAACTTTACAACCGCTAACAGATACGGTTCACCTAATGTCATCAGAAATTTTTTTTCAAAAAAAGCTTACCATCAACGTCCGCGGAAGACTGATTGATCTGACCCGCCCCAAAGTGATGGGCATCATCAATCTTACCCCTGATTCATTTTATGCTGGCAGCCGCAAACCGGCTATTGATGACGCCCTGCAGCAAACTGAGAAGATGCTGAACGATGGCGCTACCTTTATTGATCTGGGGGCATATTCCTCTCGTCCGGGAGCGGTGGACATTTCAGCACAGGAAGAAACCGACCGCCTGCTACCTGTTATAGAAGCCATTGTCAAAAACTTTGGCGAAGCAATAATGTCTATAGATACCTTTCGCGCCTCTGTTGCCGAGGCGGCTGTTAACGCGGGGGCACATATCATCAACGATATCTCCGGCGGACAATTAGACGAAGCCATGTTTAGCACCGTAGCCCGCCTAAAAGTGCCATATATACTGATGCACATGAAAGGCACCCCGCAAAACATGGTTCAGCAGGCGCAATACACCGATCTTTTTACCGAAGTACTGGATTACCTCGCCATTAAATATCACGCCCTGAAAGCGCTGGGCATACACGATGTGATTATTGATCCAGGCTTTGGTTTTGCAAAAGAAAGCCACCACAGCTACGAACTGATACGTCGCCTGCGTGAGTTTGATATACTGGAATTACCTATGCTAGTCGGCATTTCCCGCAAGCGGATGATCTACCACACCATTGGTAGCACAGCCGCCGAAGCCTTAAATGGTACTACGGCCCTTAACACCATTGCCTTGATGAACGGCGCTAATATTCTGCGGGTACATGATGTGAAAGAAGCGGTAGAAGCGGTGAAGGTGTTTGAGGCGGTGATGGAGAACCAGGATTAAACGAATTTTTAGGATTTACAGGATATATGTTCTATTTACCAATGTTATGCTGCTATAACATCCTGTAAATCCTAAAAATTCGTTTAATCCTGGTTCAACTCCCCTTTCAATTCCGGATTCTGCGGGGGTAAACGGCGTACTGTTTCCAGCACTTCTTTTTGTTCTACGTGTACGGCGTATTCGGCAGGCTCAATATCGCTACCACGGGCTTCGGCATATACCTGGGTAAACTCTGCACCGATGTAGAGGATGGCAGCTGTGTAATAGATCCACACCAAAATAACGATGATAGAACCAGCTGTACCATAAGCCGAGCCCTGTGCAGTGTATTTGATGTACAAACTAATAAGGTACTGACCGATAACAAACAACACTGCGGTAAAGATGGCGCCCGAGCGTACATCGCGCCATTTGATCTTTACATCGGGCAACACTTTAAAGATGATGGAGAACAGTACCGAAATTACCGCCAGTGTGATGCCAAGGTTAACTATCATCAGGAACGTCTCGCCTATCAGATGTGAAAGGCGAGGGCCCAGCAACCGGGGCAGATATTTATCAATCTGATCGCTCAGGGCACTGATAATGATGTTGACCAGCAGCGAGGCCAGCAGCAAAAAGCCCAAACTAACAATAAGCGAGAACGACAAAAACCTGTTTTTGAGCAGCTTCAACCAGCCCTTCCTGGGTTTGGCCTTTACCCGCCAGATGATGTTGAGCGAGTCTTGCATCTCTATAAAAATACTGCTGGCACCCAACATCAGCGTAACTACGCCAATAATCAAACCCATACCGCTTTTGCCCATAATGTCCTGGGTTTTAATAACGCTCTGGATTTGCAGCGTGGCCTGCCGACCCATATAGTGCTGAATCTGATGATAGAAATCAATACGGGTTTGCGGATCTTTCAGAAAAATACCGATAACCGAGAGCACAAGAATAAGTAGTGGCGCCAGCGAGAAAATGGTATAGTAAGCCAGCGAAGCACTTAGTTTCAAGCCATTGTCGGCAATAAAACCACTAAACGTGGCTCCCAGTATTTTCCACCAATGACGTAGAAAGTCGCGATTAAAAATTTTCATATCCAATAACCAGACAACTGTATTTTATTAATATGTGATTAACTCAAGTGCGGATTAAACAACTTTGTAACACCAAACCGATCTTAAACACACACAGCGTCATTGCGAGGGACGAAGCAATCTCTGCGAAGGATACTCAGATATGCAAATCTACTTTGCAAATGCAGAGATTGCTTCGTCCCTCGCAATGACGTGATGGTATATGTTTAACCTGCAACTTGAGTTAATTAATAACAATTCACATTAAAAAAGTTCGCTAACATTCTTCCATTAACAGCAAACCTATCTACAGGGTGCAGTTTTGCCAATGCCAAGCAACACCATAAAAACACTGGGGATGTGCCGCATGCCCCAAAAGCACACCGCACATCCCCAGCAGCAAATATTAACGGCGCTTTGATTAGCGCATTGCCAGTTCTTTATTATCGGCCTCTACCATCTTTTTAAAGAAGGTATTAAACTCAGCCACCTTTTCTACCGGCACATAATCTTTCTTCAGCTTAAAGGTACGCGTCAGCATTAGCTTATTGCCTACCTGTTTCGGCGTAAGGCTATATTCAATTACATCGTTGCTTAATGCAACCGGGGCAACCGCCTCTACCAGTTTTTTGCCGGCAGGCAGGTTAACCGTAATCACCTCGGTCTCGTTATCAAGGTAAAACATATCATCCAGGTTAATGCCCGACGTGCGCGGCATACTTACCTGCAAATCATTAGCCGAAATTTTACTTGACCACGGCAGGCTGAAGATAGACATACCACCAATGGCCTTGGCTACGTTGTTCAACTGATAATCCAGCGTTACGTACACGGTATCGTTCGGGTTAGTGCGCTCTACGTTGCGGTAGTCCAGCTTGTTCACTTCTACGTCAGGATATGATGAGGCGATGGCTTCTTTTATTTTCTTCATCCGGTCTTTCTGCGATAGTTCGCCATATTTCTCACGCTGATAGGCGGCCATTGCCCCGGTTTGATAAGTACGCTCGTTAATCACCATGTTTTTATCGGCCAGGGTGATGGTGGTACTGCGTTTAATATCGTTACCGTAGCGGGTGGTTGGGTTCAGATACTTGGTAACCGCTGTAGCAGATGGATCAATATCCAAAATGGTAGAATTGATCTGCCCGTTATACATGGTACGGAACGGCAGGTACTGTGAGGTGAGCTCGATGTAATAATCTTTATTATCCATGTTCACCTTGGCCATACAGTGGTTAAAGTTGATGCTTGGCAGCGGCATGCTCAGCATACCATTGTCGCGGGTTTTAACCAGTACCAGGTTAGCTTTTATACCGGCTTCTTTACACATGGCCACAAACAGGGTAGATACGTCCTTACAATCGCCAATGCGGGTATTAAGCACCGTCGACGGGTTTTGCGGGATGATACCACTCTGACGGAACGATACCGAGCTGTAAGAGATATTACCCGTAATATAGTTGTAAATCTGCTCTACCTTTTGCATTGGGGTTAGGTTGGCTTTACCTTTAAACAGATCGGCTACCACCTCTTTTACCTCATAATCAGTACGGGCTTTTGAAGCGCCAATGTCGTTATACCAATCGGCAATAAACTTCCAGTCGGGGATGTTGGTGAGGTATAAAATATTAGCCACATCTTCAATTGTCGGCATCTTATCCTCATACTGCAAGCTTTCCTGCTTGGTATTTTTCCAAACGTACAGATCAAACTCGTCTGCCGATGTTTTTACCGGCTCGATAGGTTTCTGCGAGAACTTGTAGTTAAACTTCTGGTTCTTGGCAATCAGCAGCGAGTATTTGCTGGTTATGTAAGGCCGGCCGTGCGAGAAATAGAAATCATCCCAGAAATAGCCTGAAAGTTTGGCTTTTGAATAGTTATCCAGCTTGTAACGAATGTTAATTACATCGCCGGCTTCCAGGTTGGTAAATACCAGGTTGTTCTCGTTGCGTTCCGCCGGTACTTTGTTGCCATTGGCTTTAATTACTTCGGCAGTTTCAAAGGTCAGGTCCTGCCAGCTATCATAGTCAATGCTGTATTCTTTCCAGCTTTCAATACCTTTTTGGGTCAGTATTTTTACGGTAAGATATTTCCGTTCTTCAGAACCGCCATGCTCATAAACCACTTTCTGCACCTCTTCATTCAAAATCACCGAGTTATCGTCCGGGTAGTCTGAAGCTTTCGGCGCATTGCGGATCAGCGCATCAATATTCGGTTCTTCAAAATAGCTGTAAACGTCTTTTTTGTTCTGCAGCTTGCGTAGCGAGTGGATGCTCTCGTAATCATTCGGATCCAATTCCAGCGCACGCTGATAATGACCAATTGCCTGTTCCTTTTTGTTAGACATCTCATCAATTTTGCCTAATGATGCAGAGTAAGCGCTACGGGTAGGCGCCAGGTCCATACATTTCAGGTAAGCTTCTTCGGCCTTGCCATATTGCTGCTGGTCATAATATTTTTTACCCAAACTGGCAAAAATGCCGGTTGCATAAGGCTCATTGGTAACTTCCTGCACCAGCACTTTATTACCAGAGATGTTATCGCCGTTGGTAAAATAAATATCAGCCAGATCTTTGGCCGACGGATAGTCGTCGTTATTCTCTACATATTTTTTGAGGATGCTGAGGGCCTTAGGCTGATCATTGCGCAGTTGCTTTTGTATAGCATACTCCAGCCCCACAAAGGTTTTGTTATCCGGAAATTTGGGATAAGCCTCTTCTCCCAAACGCACTACCTCTTCCTGATTTTTGTTAGCGCTGGCCAGGTTAATTTTGCAGGAATAAATAAACTCTTGCTGCTCCGGATAGGTTGCTTCTATCTCTTTCACCACTTCTGCAGCTTTGTCATAATTTTTCTGCTCATACAACTCAGCATATTTCAACATGAGCGCCTCGCTGCATTTCGGATCTGTATTTTTGATCGTCTCCTTAATGGTTTCTGCGCCGGTACGGTTGTCTTCGCGGTTAAATACATTGAGGAGCAAAATATTGAGGTAGGTATTGTTAGGATACTTTTTGCGGATACCCTCAATCAGATGACGCGCCTCGAAGGTTTGATCGTTACGCAGATAAGATTGCGCCAGCAGGATCTGCGGCAGCAAGTTATCCGGCGCTTTTTTCATCTCGGCCTTAAAATAGGCGATAGACGGCGTCTCGGTGTTTTTGCTTACATAGTTCACCTCTTTGGTATATGGCTGTGCCTGGGCGGTGCTGGTTAGCGGCAATACATGACCGTTTTGATCTGTCAACCTTACCAAAAAATTCAATGACTCTATATAGCTGGCACCCACCTGCACCAATATGCGGTTATAACCTTTATTGAGCTTGATGCTTTGAATGTAGGTATCCAGATCATTGTTACGTTCTTCTGGTACGGCAAGCAACAGTTCATCATTCACCCAAACTTTTACTGAGCCCGACACGCCGATGCGCAACTGCGCCTCGGTATCATTATCGGCCTTTACAAAGCTTTGGCCAAATACAATAGAGTTGCTGGAGTTGTTGTAATAAGTAAAATCAACCCACTTATCATGACGGATGGGCGGCACATTGCGCCAGCCAATTTTTGCACCGCGCTTGTTTACAAACTCGGCACTCGGCTCCGGGTGGGTTAGCACATTATAGGTACGATCAAAACCACTGGTAGAAATATTATCAAACTCACCGGTGATGGTCCAGTTATCTACCGAGCCTATATTTTTAAAGGCTTCGTCAGCCTTTTCATATTGCTTAATGGCCTGGTAGTGGTTGCCTATCATGGCATTGGCCATGGCATTAATAGTACCATCCAGGTTTTTGTTCTGGGCCACATTTTGCAGAAACGCCAGTTGCGCAGGAGATTTTTTACGAAAATCTGCATTGATAGACGGGGTATCCCAAAAGGCATAGATAAATGGCTGCGGATCCTTGCTCTGCGCGTAAAACTTCTGAAAATAGCTAAATGCTTCGGCCGATGGGCGATCCAGCTGCGCCAGCATACTCAGGCCCAACAGGGCATCGCCTGCGGTGGCAGGTTGGTTTAATTCCTGGGTGAAAAGCGTGCGGGCCTGGTCGCGGTTGTTTTCAAAAAATGCTTGCCAGGCTTTGGGCATGGTTGTTTGTGCAAACAAACTGCCGCATGAAACAGAGAATAACAGCGATAATGCTGCTCTTCTAAACGAAGGGGCTGTCATACCGGTTTAGGTGTAATTATAGTTTAAAAATGAAAGTTTCTTTAAAAGTAAATTAATGGCGCGACACTATCAAGAGGTCCAGATCCTTACATGGCAAATTGAAGCGATCGCCAATATACTTGTTGGTGAGTTGCCCCTGGTAAATGTACACCGCGTTGCGTACACCATGTGTTTGCCAGATTACGTTCTTGATGCCGCCCTGCTCGCCAATATCCAGTAAAATCGGGGTAAAGATGTTGGTTAGCGCGTAAGTAGCTGTACGTGCCACCCGCGAGGCGATATTGGGCACACAGTAATGAATAACATCATACTTACGAAACACCGGTTTGGTGTGGTTGGTTACTTCAGAGGTTTCAAAACAACCGCCCTGGTCAATACTTACGTCAATAATCACCGAATTGGGCTTCATACGGCTCACGGTAGATTCAGACACAATACACGGGCTGCGGCCATCATCTGCCCTCAGGGCGCCAATGGCTACATCGCAAGTGGTAATGGCTTTCTCCAAAACAATGGGCTGAACAACCGAAGTAAATATCCTGGTGCCGATGTTGTTCTGTAAACGGCGGAGTTTGTAAATGGAAGGGTCAAAAACTTTTACCTGCGCACCAAGAGCTATGGCCGTACGGGCTGCATACTCGCCAACGGTACCGGCCCCTAAAATGACCACGTCGGTTGGCGGTACACCGGTAATGCCGCCCAGCATCAGGCCCTTGCCAGAAAAAACATTGCTCAGGTATTCGGCAGCAATTAGAATGGATGTAGCACCCACAATTTCGCTCATGGCCCGAATAACGGTGAGCGATCCGCCTTCATCCTGCAAATGCTCATAGCTTAGCGCAGTGATCTTTTTATTCATCATGGCCTGCAGGCACTCTTTGGTCATGGTAGAGAGCTGCAGCGTAGAGATCAGTATCTGGTTAGGCTTCATCAGCGCAATCTCCTGCAAGGTAGGCGGCGCCACCTTGAGTATCAGATCAGCTTCATAAACCTGTTTGGTATCATAAACAATTTTGGCCCCCTGCTCGCTGTAATCTTTATCATGAAAATTGGCGGCCTTGCCGGCGTTGGTTTCCAGTATTACTTCGTGCCCGTTGTTAATTAACAAGGCTACCGATAGCGGTGTCAACGCTACGCGGTTCTCCTGAAAAGAAGTTTCTTTGGGTATACCGATGTAAAGTTTGTCCTTTTTGGCCTTAACCTCCAGCATTGATTCCTGGGGCTGCATCATTGCCTGCTTGGCAACATCCGAAAATCCACTATAGATCCCTGAGCTCATGAAAGATGTAGTTTCCTGAATTTGAAGTTACACAAATTTTTTGGAATTGTTTAATCAGGCCTGAGTCAGGGTGATTTGCCTTAGTCCGCCAGCCTGCTCAGCAATGCGCACTTCTGTATAATGCTCGGGCAATAGATCAGGGATTTTTTCTGGCCATTCAATAAAGCAGTAACTGCCCGAGTAGAAGTATTCCTCGCAGCCCATATCCAGCGCTTCTTCCTGTTTTTTAAGACGATAAAAATCAAAGTGATAGATTTTTCCGTCCTTGCCCACATACTCATTTACCAATGAAAAAGTTGGGCTTGAGGTTGTACCCTCCACCCCTAAAGCCTTACACAAGGCCTTGATCAGCGTAGTTTTACCTGCGCCCATTTCGCCATAAAACAAAAATATTTTGTGGGGCGATGAAATTTGAAGCAGTTGTCTGGCAACGGCGTCAATATCCGGGAGTTGGTAGGAGATGGCGGTGTGACTCATTTATTTAGTATGGGAGACGCAAAAGTATTGTTTTTCGGATTGTTATCACATGGTGGGGAGACGCAAATATGCGTCTCTACCATAAAAACGTAGAGCCACATATTTGTGGCTCTTTATGGATTTTATACGTTATGTCATTCCAACAGGAGAACTACTCTCTTGGACGAAGTGAAAAAATCCTTTCGGAGCAGCATAACGGGATGCTAGTCCGAAAAGATTCTTCACTTCGTTCAGAATGACAACAGGGTTATAGTGTCAAATTTTATTTAGGCCCATACGTAGCCACCGGTATAATCATTTCCTCCATTGAAATACCGCCGTGCTGGAATGTTTCATTATAGAAATTCACAAACTGGTTGTAGTTGTTGGGATAAACAAAATAATTATCAGTCTTGGCAAACACAAAGCTGCTGCTTACATGTAGTTTGGGCAGCATGGCATCATGCGGATTTTTGATGTGGAACACATCCTTGGCTATAAAATTGAGGTTTTTGCCTTGTTTATAACGCAGGTTGGTGTTGGTGTTACGATCGCCGATGATTTTGCTTGGGTTTTTCACCTTGATGGTACCGTGATCTGTAGTAATCACCACGCGGATTTGTTTCTGGGCTAAAAACTTCAACAGGTCCATCAGCGGCGAGTGCTCAAACCATGAAAGCGTTAGCGAGCGGTATGCCGCGTCATCGCTGGCCAATTCGCGGATCATCTGCATATCGGTACGTGCGTGCGAAAGCATGTCTACAAAGTTGTAAACCACCACGTTCAGCTCATTGCGCATCAGGTTGTTAACCGACTCATTCAGTGCCCGACCCTCATCAATATTCAGGATTTTATGATAAGAGAACTTGCAATCTCTACGCAGGGTACGTTTCAGCTGATCTGCCAGAAACTGCTCTTCGAACAGATTCTTACCGCCTTCATCCTCATCATTCTGCCACATGCCTGGGAAACGTTTTTCCATCTCCAGTGGCATCAATCCGCTAAAAATGGCATTGCGGGCATATTGCGTGGCTGTTGGCAGGATACTGTAATAAGTATCTTCATCCTCCAAACGGAAATATTCTGAGATAATAGAGTTGATGATGCGGAACTGATCATAACGCAGGTTATCAATCAGGATGAAAAACAGCGGACCGCGGTCATCCATTTTAGGAAACACCTTGCGTTTGAACAAATCTGGCGAAAGCGTTGGGCATTTATCATCACGTTTCAGCCAGCTCAGATAGTTTTTCTCTATAAACTTACAAAACTGCGAGTTGGCCTCGGCTTTTTGCAGGGTTAAAATCTCGTGCATCCCGGCATCTTCCAATCCTTCTAACGATAGTTCCCAGTAGATGATCTTTTTGTAAACATCGGCCCACTCCTGAAAACTCAAGTTCTCGTTCAGTGTCATACCCAAGCTACGAAAATCCTGCTGATAGGCCATGGTGGTTTTCTCGCTCACCAGGCGTTTGTTTTCGGTTAGTTTCTTAATGGTGAGCAGCACCTGCTTAGGGTTCACCGGTTTGATGAGATAGTCATCAATCTTAGAGCCAATGGCATCTTCCATCAGGTATTCTTCCTCGCTTTTGGTAATCAAAACCACCGGCACATCGCCGTTAATGTTTTTGATCTGGGCAAGGGTTTCAAGGCCGGTAAGGCCGGGCATATTTTCGTCGAGGAATACCAGGTCATAGTAGCCGTTTTTAAATTCTTCAACAGCGTCATTTCCATTGGTAACGGTTTTTACCTTGTATCCTTTCTCGTTCAGAAACAGTACATGGGGTTTTAACAGGTCGATCTCGTCATCGGCCCAAAGTATAGTGGTATCTTGCATAGTATTCGATGTTACCCTTTTGGTTCAGGTATAAACCGCAAAGGACGGCTTTTGTTATCCTTACCCAAACCAATTAACAAAAATTAACAAAAATCTACTTAGTTGTTTACCATAAATTGACACTTTTGCAATCAATCCAAGCATCTTGAATAAAAAGAAAATCATCAACGACCCGGTTTACGGGTTCATCACCATACCGTCAGATTTGGCGTTCGACCTCATTGAGCATCCCTACTTTCAGCGCCTGCGCTACATTAAACAACTGGGGATGACACACTTGGTATATCCCGGCGCGCTGCACACCCGCTTTCACCATGCCCTGGGCGCCATGCACCTGATGAGCACCGCCATTGAAACCCTCTGCAGCAAAGGCGCCGATATTTCTCCTGCAGAGCAGGAAGCCGTTACAGTTGCCATTTTACTGCATGATATTGGTCATGGCCCCTTCTCGCACGCGCTGGAAGAAAGCATTGTACAGGGCATCTCGCACGAGGATATCTCCACCCGCATGATGCACCGCATCAATACCGAGTTTGGCGGCAGGCTGCAAATGGCTATAGATATTTTCAACGATACTTATCCCAAACGCTTCCTGCATCAGCTGGTATCGAGTCAGTTGGATATGGACCGCATGGATTACCTGAACCGCGATAGCTTCTTTACAGGTGTTGCCGAAGGCGTGATCAGCTCTGAGCGTATGATCAAGATGTTGAGCGTAAAGGATGACCATATTGTGGTGGAAGAGAAAGGCATTTACTCAATAGAGAACTTCCTGATCAGTCGCCGCTTGATGTACTGGCAGGTTTACCTGCACAAAACCGTAATAGCGGGCGAGCAGATGCTGGGCAAAATTTTGAAACGCGCGCGCGAACTATCACTCAGTGGTTTTCCGTTGTTTGCCACGCCATCCATGCAGCATTTTCTGGCCAGCAACATCACCAAGAAAGAGTTTATGGCTGATGATACGCATCTGGAAATATTTGCATGCCTGGATGATGCGGATATCATGTCGGCCATTAAAGGCTGGGCTACCAGTACTGATAAGATCCTGTCTACGCTGTGCAGCAACCTGATCAGTCGCAAGTTATATAAGGTTGATATTGCCGCCAAGCCGGCATCGCACCATCACCTGGAGCAACTGCAAAAAGCGGCCATGAAACAATATGGACTAAGCGAGCATGAAAGCCGTTATTTTGCTTTTCAGGACGAGATACGCAACAACGCCTACCGCGTGGGCGATGGCAGCATCCGTATTTTGATGAAAGATAAAACTGTAAAAGACATTACCGAGGCCAGCGACTATTCAAACCTGAGCACGCTGACGAAGACGGTGAAGAAGCATATTACTTGTTATGTGAAGGGACTGGAAGTAGAATAGAATATCGCACTGATTTATCTATATTGTCATTGCGAGGAACGAAGCAATCTCGTCGCATGCTTGACTGATTTGCAAGTCCGACTGTCCTCCGAGGAGATTGCTTCGTTCCTCGCAATGACAACCTGTTTAATGCACGGCGACAATGCTTTCTACCCTCTTAAACTTTTATTAACATCATAATCAATTAAAAACTAAATTTGCGGGATGCAATTTACTGCACAACAGATCAGCTCCATACTTAACGGAACCGTAGAGGGCGATGCCTCAGCCGCCGTTGAGCGTTTGGCAAAAATAGAGGAAGCCACC
This region of Mucilaginibacter yixingensis genomic DNA includes:
- a CDS encoding alanine dehydrogenase, producing MSSGIYSGFSDVAKQAMMQPQESMLEVKAKKDKLYIGIPKETSFQENRVALTPLSVALLINNGHEVILETNAGKAANFHDKDYSEQGAKIVYDTKQVYEADLILKVAPPTLQEIALMKPNQILISTLQLSTMTKECLQAMMNKKITALSYEHLQDEGGSLTVIRAMSEIVGATSILIAAEYLSNVFSGKGLMLGGITGVPPTDVVILGAGTVGEYAARTAIALGAQVKVFDPSIYKLRRLQNNIGTRIFTSVVQPIVLEKAITTCDVAIGALRADDGRSPCIVSESTVSRMKPNSVIIDVSIDQGGCFETSEVTNHTKPVFRKYDVIHYCVPNIASRVARTATYALTNIFTPILLDIGEQGGIKNVIWQTHGVRNAVYIYQGQLTNKYIGDRFNLPCKDLDLLIVSRH
- a CDS encoding bifunctional response regulator/alkaline phosphatase family protein, giving the protein MQDTTILWADDEIDLLKPHVLFLNEKGYKVKTVTNGNDAVEEFKNGYYDLVFLDENMPGLTGLETLAQIKNINGDVPVVLITKSEEEYLMEDAIGSKIDDYLIKPVNPKQVLLTIKKLTENKRLVSEKTTMAYQQDFRSLGMTLNENLSFQEWADVYKKIIYWELSLEGLEDAGMHEILTLQKAEANSQFCKFIEKNYLSWLKRDDKCPTLSPDLFKRKVFPKMDDRGPLFFILIDNLRYDQFRIINSIISEYFRLEDEDTYYSILPTATQYARNAIFSGLMPLEMEKRFPGMWQNDEDEGGKNLFEEQFLADQLKRTLRRDCKFSYHKILNIDEGRALNESVNNLMRNELNVVVYNFVDMLSHARTDMQMIRELASDDAAYRSLTLSWFEHSPLMDLLKFLAQKQIRVVITTDHGTIKVKNPSKIIGDRNTNTNLRYKQGKNLNFIAKDVFHIKNPHDAMLPKLHVSSSFVFAKTDNYFVYPNNYNQFVNFYNETFQHGGISMEEMIIPVATYGPK
- a CDS encoding HD domain-containing protein, translating into MNKKKIINDPVYGFITIPSDLAFDLIEHPYFQRLRYIKQLGMTHLVYPGALHTRFHHALGAMHLMSTAIETLCSKGADISPAEQEAVTVAILLHDIGHGPFSHALEESIVQGISHEDISTRMMHRINTEFGGRLQMAIDIFNDTYPKRFLHQLVSSQLDMDRMDYLNRDSFFTGVAEGVISSERMIKMLSVKDDHIVVEEKGIYSIENFLISRRLMYWQVYLHKTVIAGEQMLGKILKRARELSLSGFPLFATPSMQHFLASNITKKEFMADDTHLEIFACLDDADIMSAIKGWATSTDKILSTLCSNLISRKLYKVDIAAKPASHHHLEQLQKAAMKQYGLSEHESRYFAFQDEIRNNAYRVGDGSIRILMKDKTVKDITEASDYSNLSTLTKTVKKHITCYVKGLEVE
- the tsaE gene encoding tRNA (adenosine(37)-N6)-threonylcarbamoyltransferase complex ATPase subunit type 1 TsaE, which gives rise to MSHTAISYQLPDIDAVARQLLQISSPHKIFLFYGEMGAGKTTLIKALCKALGVEGTTSSPTFSLVNEYVGKDGKIYHFDFYRLKKQEEALDMGCEEYFYSGSYCFIEWPEKIPDLLPEHYTEVRIAEQAGGLRQITLTQA